Genomic segment of Mucilaginibacter sabulilitoris:
TCTGAGGCTCATCATTTCAGTAGGGTTCAGCAGGTCATAAACGTTACCACCCTTAGGCTGCTGGGTACCATAGTAGGCATCATAGGATATATTTGTTTTGCCTTTACCCTTTTTGGTAGTGATAATGATTACTCCGTTTGAGGCGCGCGCACCGTAAATGGAAGCGGAACTCGCATCTTTTAAAACCTGCATGCTTTCAATATCATTAGGGTTAAAATCATTTACGTTAGTGGTAGGCACACCATCAACTATGTACAGTGGTTGGTTGTTACCAAAGGTATTGGCACCACGTATTTTTACCGCAGGCGCCTCACCTGGTTGACCAGATGCCACAACGGTAACACCTGCCGCCTGGCCTTGTAACTGGTTTTCAACCGAACCTGTAGGCTGCCTGTTTAACGCGGCAACACTTACCACTGCCACGGCGCCAACCAAATCTTTTTTTCGTTGTGAGCCGTAACCTGTAACAACAACTTCGTTTAATGAATTATTACCCGCTTTTAAGGTAATGTTGAGATTCGCATCCGAACCTACGGTGATATCGGTTGTTTGATAGCCGATATAGGAAACAGTTATTACATCACCTGGTTTCAGGGCAAGTGTGAAAGTACCATTAACATCTGTAACAGTACCGGTGGAGGTTCCTTTAACTCGTACAGACGCGCCAATTACAGGTTGCTTGTCATCGCTCCCGGTAATTTTGCCTTTGTACTTTGTTTGTGCAGTAACCACCAATGAAGATACCAGGAAGCATAACAGCATACCAAGATACCTTCCCTTTAGAAGTAAACTTTTAAGCATGATTTTTAATTTATTTAGTTAATATATTGGGTTAAGAACTTTGTTCAATAAACTGAAATTCAATTATTTGGCTTAAAGCAGTGGTAGAGACACCGCAACCCGGTTTTTGCATTTTTTGACCGAAAGCAATGGTAGAGGCATTGCCGGCATATTGCTTTAAAAGCAATGCCATAACAACTTTATATGGTTTATTGTGTAGGTCAATAACCCAATAATAGTCAAAAAAGAAAGCGTAATACCAGCTATTGTGTAGGCAATAACGGTTTATTAATAATAAATATATTCACGGGTTTGAGTTGTGAGATAAGCCTTGCGGCAAAACCCGGAATAATATATTAGCTTACGTATTTTGCAAAGCCCGTAATCGCTGTATAAACTGCCGGATTGATTGTGAGATAAAGCCATGCGGCTGTAATCCGGTTAAATAAATACATAGCGAAAAAGGCTATTATTTAATATATAAGCTAAGATTCTAAAAGTTTATTACTGTTTAGTTTCAACATTTATTTATAATCGTATTAGGTAGAAAATCATTTATCCGTTGCGTATAAATGATATTGGTTTGAGACTAAAATAGATATAGTGTACTACTTACACAAGCAAGTTTAAAGAATTGCGAATTAATTATTTCATATATGAAAAACAATTAATTCTTTTAAAAAGATTAACCATATATTAATAAATACACCGCAAATTGTTAATATATTTTAAATATTTGTAAAGTAACTTTTCAATAAAAAGCTACCCAATTAAGGTTAAAATCACATAAACAAAGGTAGCCGCCAAAAAAAATACAGCTTTTTTAATTTTTTTAAAATGTCTGAGGTTTCAAATAACAGATATTATAACTTAAATTTTGTCCGCAGTACCCATCTGTCCAATCCGGATCATATTGGCTAATTCTTTTGAGGTACGTATCAAGTTTTGTTCGGTATATGCCAGGGCGGTACCAATATCAGCCGGTTCATTACCAATGGCAATCAGCACATCAAAGCATTGATTAAGTTGCTCATTATCTTCGATGGGCAATTTACCGGCCATGCCAATTACAGGTATCCCCCGCGCTTTTGCCCTGCTTGCTACGCCGTAAGGGCCTTTACCCTGTAATGTTTGTTCATCTATACTCCCTTCTCCGGTTATAACGAGGTTGCTTTTTTGTAATGCTTTATCAAATCCGGTAAGTTCAAGCAGATAATCGATTCCGTTTACCAGTTTTGCGTTCAAAAACGCATGCACACCTGCAGATGCCCCGCCAGCAGCTCCGCCATACTTAGCAGCTGACATATTTATATTTAATTTTTTAAGCGTTACTTCATTTAAATTTGCCAATGCTTTATCAAGTGTTTTAACTGCTGCCTCATCCGCTCCTTTTTGAGGGCCAAATACAGCCGCGGCGCCCTTATTACCTAATAACATATTATCAACATCGCAAAGCACAACGATATCGCAATCGGCTATGCGCTTATCTATATTTGAGACATTTATGCTATGAAGCTTTGTAAGGTTTTCGGGCATATTTATCAAAGGTTCACCTTGTTGGTTTAAAAAGTCTATTCCAAGCGCCTTTAAAATACCTGTACCGCCATCAACTGTGGCAGAGCCGCCCATGGCTATTAAAATTCGCTTTACTCCTAAGTCGAGCGCTTTTTTAATCATTTCGCCGGTTCCGTAGGATGTGGCCCTGAGCGGATTGAATTCATCTCGTTTTAACAACCTTAAACCCGAAGCATCAGCCATTTCGATCACAGCTGTTTTACCGTCCTCAATCAACCCAAACGAGGCGTTGATATTTCTGCCTAACGGATCCTGCACCTGGACCGGAATATATTTCCCGTTTAGTTTTTGAATGATCAAAGCGGCCGTTCCGTCACCGCCATCGGCTATCGGGAAGCATTCTGTTGTGCACGTAAGTTTGCTTTGTTTTATTCCCTTTTCAATGGCCTGTGCCGCTGCCTGGGCAGTTAAACTGTTTTTAAAAGCGTTAGGAGCAATAAGTATATGCATAACGGATCAGAGTAAATAAGACAGGATATACACCATTACAAAAGAAGTTAATCCCATACAAATAGTGGCAATGGAATATACCTTCAACATTGTTTTCATTTCGAGACCTGAAAATTTCGCGATAACCCAAAAATAAGCATCATTGGCATGTGATATCATCATTGACCCTGCCCCCATTGCCAAAACGCAGAGTATATGTCCTTTATCGGTATCTAAACCAAGCGCATGTAATAAAGGAAGCACAATGGAGGCCGCCGTTATAATTGCCACTGTTGATGAGCCCTGTGCTGTTTTTAAAATAAAGGTTAGCAGGAAAGGAAAAAATATCCCCATACTGGCCAGGGGCAATGCGCCGCCTAAATGATTGCCAATTTTGGTTGCCGCCAGTACAGCTCCGAAAGCTCCGCCGGCACCTATGATCACCAATATACCACCAGCCTTTTCGGCTCCATCCTGCAATAGTTTGGCAACCGTATCTTTTCTCCAGCCGCGCCTGGCGTTAAACGCAAGCAAAATACCTATTGCCAGGGCAATTACCGGGTCGCCTGTCACCAGGAGAGTATTGATCCATTGATTGGAAGCACCGGGATCAACCACAAAAAAAGATTTTAAGGCAATTAACATTATAGGGATTACAACCGGCATAAAGGCTTTCATAACAGATGGATATGTAATATCATCACTAACCGAAAGCTCTTCTTCTGTTGTTGGTTTAGGTATTTTGCTGCCGGCGTAGTTAGCCCACAGATAACCGGCAAACATGGAAGGGATGGCTGCCATAACGCCGATCAATATCAGTTTACCAAAATCAGCCCCAATAATACCGGCTGCGGCTGCGGCACCTGGATGCGGCGGAATAAGACAATGAACGGCATATAAACCTGTTGCCAGCGAAACCGCCATAATGATCATAGAAATGCCGGTGCTTTTAGCAAGTGACTTGTTTAGTCCGCTTAACACAATATAGCCCGAATCACAAAATATCGGCAATCCAACTATTAGTCCGGTAAAGCTCATGGCAAGGGCGGCCCGTTTTTCACCGACGCACTTTAATATAGCATTGGCCATTACATGCGTACAGCCGGTATATTCCAATATGGCAGCCAGCGTAGTACCTAAAACTATAAGAACCCCTAACGATTTCAGGATATTTCCAAAACCTTCTTTAATAGCAGTAAGTACACCATCGAACGGTAAACCTACACCCAGTCCAACCAAAAAACAGGCAATTACCAACGCGAAAAAAGCATGCACCCTAAATTTAGCGGTGAACAGTACGATCATCCCTATCCCTATTGTAAGGCAGGCTAAAACTCGTACCAGGAAAATATCCATAACAGTTTATAATTTGGCCACAATTTACACCTTTTAATATTTCCCTTAAATACAATCTTTTATAATAGTATGATGTCAGGATAATTTAATGGATAGTGACTCAGCTTGAAATTAGTGTATAACTAAAAATAAATCGAGATTTGAAAGGCAAAGTAGGCAACCCTTCATTTAATATATTCATATGAACATACAAGAACAAATTGAAAAGTATATTACCGGCCAACCTGAACCAAAACGTAGTGACATGGAAAAGCTGCATAAGTTAGTGCTTGAAGTATTACCAAAATGTAAATTATGGTTCGATGATGGTAAAAACAGCGAAAATCAAACCATTAGTAATCCTACTATAGGATACGGGCTTCAAACAATAATATATGCTAATGGAAAAACCAGGGAGTTTTTTCAAATTGGTATGAGTGCAAATAAAACCGGAATCTCCATATATATTCTTGGCATCAAGGATAAGACATACTTAGCCCAAACGTATGGGAAAAAAATAGGCAAGGCGAGCGTGACAGGTTATTGCATCAGGTTCAAAAATTTAAAAGATATCAATATTATTATACTTGAAGCGGCAATACGATATGGGTTTGAGGCTACAGGTGAGAATTAAATTCCAAACTGAGACACTAAAGCGAACATGCACCGTTCGCTTACATAGCATACTGCATAATAAACATTTATGGAAGAAAATGTTTATTTTTTAAAAAGGGCTTATATATTATATAACTCATGGTTCAAAAACCCGTTCCTGAATTTGCCATGCGGGTCATATTCTGCCACTATCTTTTTAAAATCATTGAGCTTTTCATAACGCGACTCTAATATTTTGGGTGCCATGGTGAATATCTTACCCCAGTGAGGCCGGGCATTAAAAGGAGAAAGTTCCTTTTCTATCAGTGGTAATAATTTTAATACAGCGGCTGTTTCCTGTTTCCAGGTAAAATGGATGGCCACCGAGGTTTGGTTATGACATGGGCTCATCCATAAATTATCAGCGGCGATGGTACGTATTTCGGTAATAAACAAGTGCGGCCCAATCTGTTTACCTAAACGAGCTACAGCTGCAATGGCCTCTACCGCGTGGCGCAGCGGAACAAAAAACTCTGATTGAAGTTCTTTACCACTGCTTGGTGTAAAGCCCATTTTAAAGTGCGGCAAACGCTCATACCATGGGCCGGGTACGCCCATTTGTTCGGTACAGTTTTCGGCAGAGAGTGCTATTATTGGATGCAGGTTTTTTGTGGCAGCCTTTGCACCGTAGAACTCAGCGCTATTTTCGTCCTTGTCCACCCCTATTTTACTTTTTATCCAAACCTCATTTATACTATCTTTCTGCCAATCGGTAAACAAGCTGACGCTATAACCCGCAGAAACTATTTTTTCAAAATGCTGCTTTACCTGCGCCATAGGCATATCGGTAAAAACACGCTGGCGCATCATAAATGTTGGCTGTACTTGTAGTGTAACTTTGGTGATAATACCAATAGCGCCAAGGCCAACTACAACGGCATTGAGCTTTTCTGCATCAGTTGCTTTTGAAAGATGAACAACGCTCCCATCAGCAATTACCATTTCTAATCCGGTAACCGCGCTGGCAAGGTTACCATTCTTTATGCCCGATCCATGGGTTGCAGTGGTACACGAACCGGCAACCGAAATATGAGGCAACGAAGCAAGGTTATGTAAGGCAACCCCCTGCTCATGTAAATAAGGGGCAAGCTCGCCATATTTTATGCCACCTTCAACCGTAACTGTATGCGCTTTTTTATCAAGGCTCACTACCTTATTCAGGTTTTTTGATGATACCAGGTTATCTTTACTATCGGCAATAGTATTAAAACAATGCCTTGTGCCTAATCCCTTAAGCTTGTTTAGTTTTTTTACCTGCTGTTGTACTTCTGCAACCGATTTGGGATAGAATACATTATCGGTACTATAGGTTAAGTTGCCCGACCAGTTTTTTAATCTTTCGGGTTGCGCGAACGCTTCAAGCGATGATAACAAGGGTGTAGCCATTAAGGTAGTACTTAACTTGATAAATGTTTTTCTTTTCATAATTTTTAGGTTATAACAATGTAGCACTAAAAATTCAGAATAATCAAAAGAACGTTTAATTTTCACTTTTTCAAAGCGCCTGATTTTTAGTTATCACATAAAACATTTTAAGCTGCAAATGCTTTTATACATAATCAATTAAACCAATAAGTTTATACC
This window contains:
- a CDS encoding glycerate kinase family protein, which codes for MHILIAPNAFKNSLTAQAAAQAIEKGIKQSKLTCTTECFPIADGGDGTAALIIQKLNGKYIPVQVQDPLGRNINASFGLIEDGKTAVIEMADASGLRLLKRDEFNPLRATSYGTGEMIKKALDLGVKRILIAMGGSATVDGGTGILKALGIDFLNQQGEPLINMPENLTKLHSINVSNIDKRIADCDIVVLCDVDNMLLGNKGAAAVFGPQKGADEAAVKTLDKALANLNEVTLKKLNINMSAAKYGGAAGGASAGVHAFLNAKLVNGIDYLLELTGFDKALQKSNLVITGEGSIDEQTLQGKGPYGVASRAKARGIPVIGMAGKLPIEDNEQLNQCFDVLIAIGNEPADIGTALAYTEQNLIRTSKELANMIRIGQMGTADKI
- a CDS encoding GntP family permease; its protein translation is MDIFLVRVLACLTIGIGMIVLFTAKFRVHAFFALVIACFLVGLGVGLPFDGVLTAIKEGFGNILKSLGVLIVLGTTLAAILEYTGCTHVMANAILKCVGEKRAALAMSFTGLIVGLPIFCDSGYIVLSGLNKSLAKSTGISMIIMAVSLATGLYAVHCLIPPHPGAAAAAGIIGADFGKLILIGVMAAIPSMFAGYLWANYAGSKIPKPTTEEELSVSDDITYPSVMKAFMPVVIPIMLIALKSFFVVDPGASNQWINTLLVTGDPVIALAIGILLAFNARRGWRKDTVAKLLQDGAEKAGGILVIIGAGGAFGAVLAATKIGNHLGGALPLASMGIFFPFLLTFILKTAQGSSTVAIITAASIVLPLLHALGLDTDKGHILCVLAMGAGSMMISHANDAYFWVIAKFSGLEMKTMLKVYSIATICMGLTSFVMVYILSYLL
- a CDS encoding DUF1801 domain-containing protein, with the protein product MNIQEQIEKYITGQPEPKRSDMEKLHKLVLEVLPKCKLWFDDGKNSENQTISNPTIGYGLQTIIYANGKTREFFQIGMSANKTGISIYILGIKDKTYLAQTYGKKIGKASVTGYCIRFKNLKDINIIILEAAIRYGFEATGEN
- a CDS encoding FAD-binding protein, with amino-acid sequence MKRKTFIKLSTTLMATPLLSSLEAFAQPERLKNWSGNLTYSTDNVFYPKSVAEVQQQVKKLNKLKGLGTRHCFNTIADSKDNLVSSKNLNKVVSLDKKAHTVTVEGGIKYGELAPYLHEQGVALHNLASLPHISVAGSCTTATHGSGIKNGNLASAVTGLEMVIADGSVVHLSKATDAEKLNAVVVGLGAIGIITKVTLQVQPTFMMRQRVFTDMPMAQVKQHFEKIVSAGYSVSLFTDWQKDSINEVWIKSKIGVDKDENSAEFYGAKAATKNLHPIIALSAENCTEQMGVPGPWYERLPHFKMGFTPSSGKELQSEFFVPLRHAVEAIAAVARLGKQIGPHLFITEIRTIAADNLWMSPCHNQTSVAIHFTWKQETAAVLKLLPLIEKELSPFNARPHWGKIFTMAPKILESRYEKLNDFKKIVAEYDPHGKFRNGFLNHELYNI